From a region of the Brevibacterium siliguriense genome:
- a CDS encoding dienelactone hydrolase family protein, producing MTTLVLLHSALGRTSGMDAIAERFALAGHAVHTPDVYAGRTFDDAGPGVAHSQEVGFSTLVDRVKEACEDLGDDLVFGGFSLGAALAQQMGKNDPRARGVLLFNGGGFPKPTRWRAGVPVQAHFAVDDSWRSPGTIETLMESATKAGAQAEYFLYPGSTHLFADPTLPDYREDSAELLFERALTFLDRF from the coding sequence ATGACCACTCTTGTCCTTCTTCACTCCGCCCTGGGGCGGACGTCCGGGATGGACGCCATCGCCGAGCGCTTCGCTCTGGCCGGACATGCCGTCCACACTCCCGACGTCTACGCGGGCAGGACCTTCGACGACGCCGGACCAGGAGTCGCCCATTCCCAGGAGGTCGGGTTCTCGACCCTCGTGGACCGGGTGAAAGAAGCCTGCGAGGACCTCGGCGATGACCTCGTCTTCGGCGGATTCTCGCTGGGAGCCGCGCTTGCTCAGCAGATGGGCAAGAACGATCCGCGCGCCCGCGGCGTCCTGCTCTTCAACGGCGGCGGCTTCCCGAAGCCGACGCGCTGGCGGGCTGGGGTGCCGGTGCAGGCCCACTTCGCCGTCGATGACTCCTGGCGCAGTCCGGGCACGATCGAGACCCTGATGGAGTCCGCCACGAAGGCCGGCGCTCAGGCAGAGTACTTCCTCTATCCGGGCAGCACCCATCTGTTCGCCGACCCGACCCTCCCGGACTACCGCGAGGACAGCGCCGAACTGCTCTTCGAACGGGCCTTGACCTTCCTCGACCGTTTCTGA
- a CDS encoding 3-oxoacyl-ACP reductase, whose protein sequence is MSNPQAFTSEALPLDEQVVLVTGSGRGLGAAIAKAFAPEGAALVINYRYSAEAAEELAEAVRARGGRAVAIEADVTDSRAVDAMFETAAAEFGAHVSTVVNNALADFSFNGDERQPADEIDYSDFADQFRGSVEGAVNTIQAAMHGFRELGSGRVINIGTNLFQDPVVPYHDYTAGKAALLSLTRTFAKDLGPAGVRVNMVSGGLLRTTDASSATPEEVFDQIAAASALRRVTTPEEFASAVVFFASPASRAVTGQNLIVDNGLVMG, encoded by the coding sequence ATGAGCAACCCACAGGCATTCACCTCAGAGGCCCTGCCGCTTGATGAGCAGGTCGTGCTCGTCACAGGATCCGGACGCGGCCTGGGTGCTGCGATCGCGAAGGCCTTCGCGCCGGAGGGCGCGGCGCTGGTCATCAACTACCGGTACTCGGCCGAGGCTGCAGAAGAGCTCGCCGAGGCGGTCCGCGCTCGCGGCGGACGTGCAGTGGCCATCGAGGCCGACGTCACCGACTCCCGCGCCGTCGACGCCATGTTCGAGACCGCGGCCGCTGAGTTCGGGGCACACGTGTCCACCGTGGTCAACAACGCGCTCGCAGACTTCTCATTCAACGGTGATGAGCGCCAGCCGGCCGATGAGATCGACTATTCGGACTTCGCCGATCAGTTCCGCGGTTCCGTCGAAGGTGCGGTCAACACGATCCAGGCCGCGATGCACGGTTTCCGTGAGCTCGGTTCCGGCCGAGTCATCAACATCGGCACCAACCTGTTTCAGGACCCGGTAGTGCCGTACCACGACTACACGGCCGGTAAGGCGGCGCTGCTGTCGCTGACCAGGACGTTCGCCAAGGATCTCGGGCCGGCCGGGGTGCGGGTCAACATGGTCTCCGGCGGTCTGCTGCGCACCACGGACGCGTCATCGGCGACACCCGAAGAGGTCTTCGACCAGATCGCCGCCGCTAGCGCGCTGCGACGGGTGACGACTCCGGAGGAATTCGCCTCGGCGGTGGTGTTCTTCGCCTCTCCCGCTTCGCGTGCGGTGACCGGCCAGAACCTCATCGTCGACAACGGCCTCGTCATGGGGTGA